The region ATAGCTGCGAATTTGAGGGAATTGCCCGTTTGATCGCGAGCGACACTTACGAAACAAGACATCACGAAAGTGGCGCGATTTTCCCCTCAAATGCAGGTTGGACCGGGTCTTCTCAGGTTTTTGCTTGTCGGGCTTTTGCCTCGGCCGCGAATCTTGCCGTCAATCGAGAAGTTCACAGATCAAGGGCGCCGAAACTGATATCCTGTGCCTGTGCAGACCCATTCCCGAGGCTCAATTCCTCTCGCCAATCACTTGATTCAAGACCTGCGAGCGGGTTCGCCCATCGCATTGGTCAAAACCACTCGCATGGTGACACAATTGTTGGTCGAGTATCGGGCCTACGACTTCGCCGATCGCTGGGGTGACTTCGTGCAAGACGTACTGGGTCGGCTGCTCAAGTCACCGTGGTTTGCCAGCGACGAAATCGAATTCCGACTGCGGCGTACCACCCTCGCCGCCCTGAGTCAGCACTTGCGCGCGACGACGGACTGGACTGAAGACGGTCAATTGCCCTGGTGCGAGAGCAGTCGGATGAACGAGCAGAGTGCCCCGGATACGGCGTCGCTGGTCGAGCAGTTCAGGATCGAGGTCGAACGACTCCCGGAACAGCGATCACAAGTCGTATTCGATGTATTTGGAGAGGGGCGCAGCTTTGACCAAATTGCGGCCCAGCGGAAGATCCCGTTGCGCATGGTAAAGAGGTTTCTGCGGGAGAGCATTTGGGATCTCAGGGAACGCTGCACCAAGCATGGTCGCAGCTTGCGAGAAAACGACGACGAGCGGGTCAAGAGTTGCCTCAAGTCTCTCGAGCTCGACCTGCCCGCGTTTTTGGTAGAGCCCCATCTCGACGAATGGCGTGACTTTCGCGCGCACTATCCAGTTTGTCAGGATTGCTCGATCGTCGTGGCCAATTGGTCCAACGTGGAAGCGATGATGCGCGAAGCCTGTGGTGGATCGCATCGTCACCCGGAGGCCGAAGACCTGATTGCCCTGCACCGGGACGGAGAGGGGCTCGCGTACTCCCAATACGTGGCCACGATGCGCCACCTGGACGGTTGCCCGCCGTGCAGCGAGGCAATGACCCTGCTGGCCCAACTCGACCGGCGTTCGGTCGCCGACATGCTGATCCACCGGGCGAACCGCCGAGATCGCTTCACGGGCCGCGGTCGAGTTCGGAACTGGTTCTCCCGCACCCGCTCTCGGCTGAGTTCATACCTGAACGCCTAGTCCGCGACCTCGTCGCGATACCACTTCCAGAGTTTTTCGAGTCCGTCTTCGACCCGAGTGGCAGGCGCATAGCCGAGCAGTCGCTGTGCCTTTTCGATGCTGGCAAAGGTAATCTTGGGTTCGCTTGCCGGAGCGTCGGGGGTTGTCAACATTGCCGTCTTGCCGATCAGCGATTCAACGATGGTGACGAAGTCGGACATCAGCACCGGTTCACCGCGACCCAGGTTGATGATCTCGAATCCGAGGGGGGTGTCGAGGGCGCCAATGACGCCCGCGACGATGTCGTCGATGTAGGTCCAGTCGCGCTTCATCTCGCCGGCATCGAACAGGGTGATTTCTTTGCCTCGATAAACCCGGTCTGTGATCGTGAAGGGCATCATGTCCGGCCGACCGCGCGGACCGTAGACGCTGAAAAAACGCACTGCGGTGAAGTTCATTTCGTGCAGGTTGTAGTAGGTGTAACCGAGAATCTCGACCGCTTTCTTCGAAGCGGGGTAGGGCGCGAGCGGGTGGTTGCAGGGATCCGTTTCGATGAACGGGAGCTGCTCGGTTTTGCCGTAGGCCGACGAAGTGGAGGCGAACACAAAGCGGTTGCAGCCGAATTCGCGCGCCGCCTCGAGCAGATTGACGGACCCCACGATATTGACCGCGGTATAGAGCGGTGCGCGTCCGATCGAGTAGCGGACATTGCCGTAGGCCGCGAGATGCGCGATGGCATCCGGGCGGTGGGTTTCGACCAGATTTGACATCGCCTTGGCATCGGTGATGTCAGCCTCGGCAAACACGCACTGCGAATGATCCTGAAATCCCGAAACGTTGGATCGCTTGCGCGCGGGATCGTAGAAGTCGTTGAAGTTGTCGACCGCGATGAT is a window of Myxococcales bacterium DNA encoding:
- a CDS encoding NAD-dependent epimerase/dehydratase family protein, which translates into the protein MKVMVTGAAGFIGSNLCEALIARGDEIIAVDNFNDFYDPARKRSNVSGFQDHSQCVFAEADITDAKAMSNLVETHRPDAIAHLAAYGNVRYSIGRAPLYTAVNIVGSVNLLEAAREFGCNRFVFASTSSAYGKTEQLPFIETDPCNHPLAPYPASKKAVEILGYTYYNLHEMNFTAVRFFSVYGPRGRPDMMPFTITDRVYRGKEITLFDAGEMKRDWTYIDDIVAGVIGALDTPLGFEIINLGRGEPVLMSDFVTIVESLIGKTAMLTTPDAPASEPKITFASIEKAQRLLGYAPATRVEDGLEKLWKWYRDEVAD